A region from the Oncorhynchus keta strain PuntledgeMale-10-30-2019 chromosome 5, Oket_V2, whole genome shotgun sequence genome encodes:
- the LOC118384325 gene encoding uncharacterized protein LOC118384325 isoform X2, with product MYPFVHIKVEEEGGGGSLNYKSAVVYKSESNVKRHACTTSRADTKRGNPNGYQGNMTSDLAWIIRACLFVCLWRACLCKANDCMHNELLTEMVERLPKGYLFRVNKSEERFVAKALSRFYGENCKKDFECKDYTEDKTNSTVCYLLTCLHGKEPECVSDVTYSLADVELVSLKSFKCLVEDAFNQKYNLSQEQEDECADVFVDAVRCQKATTLDTKTPTIYTTTLPTINYKTSSIPPKTSSSTTPPPPSSLTSSTISNSNMESQEQQLQSGLQSSCINILRMINGNRMYRSSNTSLIAKGKVISVSTLLAISLIANILLLGVVILRTRGRRQHEGVSLAMPELTVFNGVEVNHLMQNDNGDALQH from the exons ATGTATCCTTTTGTTCACATTAAGGTAGAAGAGGAGGGCGGGGGTGGCAGTTTAAACTACAAAAGCGCTGTAGTCTACAAAAGTGAAAGTAATGTCAAAAGGCACGCTTGCACGACGTCCAGAGCAGACACTAAAAG GGGGAATCCTAATGGTTACCAAGGCAACATGACAAGTGACTTGGCATGGATCATCAGAGCTTGTCTCTTT gTGTGCCTGTGGAGAGCCTGTCTGTGTAAAGCGAATGACTGCATGCATAACGAACTTCTGACAGAAATG GTAGAACGTCTGCCAAAGGGCTATTTGTTCAGAGTGAACAAAAGTGAG GAACGATTTGTTGCAAAAGCCCTTAGCAGGTTCTATGGGGAGAACTGTAAGAAGGACTTTGAATGCAAAGATTACACTGAAGACAAAACAAATTCTACTGTATGTTACTTACTGACCTGTCTGCATGGGAAG GAACCTGAGTGTGTCTCCGATGTCACATACAGTCTAGCTGACGTGGAGTTGGTCAGTTTGAAAAGCTTCAAGTGTCTGGTTGAAGATGCATTCAATCAGAAATATAATTTGTCACAAGAACAAGAGGACG AATGTGCTGATGTTTTTG tTGATGCAGTGAGATGCCAAAAAGCAACTACActtg ATACAAAAACTCCAACAATATATACAACCACGTTACCCACCATAAATTACA AAACATCGTCGATCCCGCCCAAAACGTCATCAtcgacaacaccaccaccaccgtcatCATTAACCTCGTCAACAATATCAAACAGCAACATGG AGTCACAAGAGCAGCAATTACAAA gtggactccaatcaagttgtataaacatcttaaggatgatcaatggaaacaggatgtaccggaGCTCAAAtacgagtctcatagcaaagg GGAAGGTCATATCAGTCAGTACATTGTTAGCTATCTCTCTGATAGCTAATATCCTCCTTTTGGGTGTTGTCATCTTGCGGACCCGGGGGAGACGCCAGCATGAGGGCGtg tctcttgccATGCCTGAACTGACAGTATTTAACGGAGTAGAGGTAAATCATCTGATGCAG aACGACAACGGAGATGCTCTGCAGCACTGA
- the LOC118384325 gene encoding uncharacterized protein LOC118384325 isoform X3 produces MYPFVHIKVEEEGGGGSLNYKSAVVYKSESNVKRHACTTSRADTKRGNPNGYQGNMTSDLAWIIRACLFQVCLWRACLCKANDCMHNELLTEMVERLPKGYLFRVNKSEERFVAKALSRFYGENCKKDFECKDYTEDKTNSTVCYLLTCLHGKEPECVSDVTYSLADVELVSLKSFKCLVEDAFNQKYNLSQEQEDECADVFVDAVRCQKATTLDTKTPTIYTTTLPTINYKTSSIPPKTSSSTTPPPPSSLTSSTISNSNMESQEQQLQRKVISVSTLLAISLIANILLLGVVILRTRGRRQHEGVSLAMPELTVFNGVEVNHLMQNDNGDALQH; encoded by the exons ATGTATCCTTTTGTTCACATTAAGGTAGAAGAGGAGGGCGGGGGTGGCAGTTTAAACTACAAAAGCGCTGTAGTCTACAAAAGTGAAAGTAATGTCAAAAGGCACGCTTGCACGACGTCCAGAGCAGACACTAAAAG GGGGAATCCTAATGGTTACCAAGGCAACATGACAAGTGACTTGGCATGGATCATCAGAGCTTGTCTCTTT caggTGTGCCTGTGGAGAGCCTGTCTGTGTAAAGCGAATGACTGCATGCATAACGAACTTCTGACAGAAATG GTAGAACGTCTGCCAAAGGGCTATTTGTTCAGAGTGAACAAAAGTGAG GAACGATTTGTTGCAAAAGCCCTTAGCAGGTTCTATGGGGAGAACTGTAAGAAGGACTTTGAATGCAAAGATTACACTGAAGACAAAACAAATTCTACTGTATGTTACTTACTGACCTGTCTGCATGGGAAG GAACCTGAGTGTGTCTCCGATGTCACATACAGTCTAGCTGACGTGGAGTTGGTCAGTTTGAAAAGCTTCAAGTGTCTGGTTGAAGATGCATTCAATCAGAAATATAATTTGTCACAAGAACAAGAGGACG AATGTGCTGATGTTTTTG tTGATGCAGTGAGATGCCAAAAAGCAACTACActtg ATACAAAAACTCCAACAATATATACAACCACGTTACCCACCATAAATTACA AAACATCGTCGATCCCGCCCAAAACGTCATCAtcgacaacaccaccaccaccgtcatCATTAACCTCGTCAACAATATCAAACAGCAACATGG AGTCACAAGAGCAGCAATTACAAA GGAAGGTCATATCAGTCAGTACATTGTTAGCTATCTCTCTGATAGCTAATATCCTCCTTTTGGGTGTTGTCATCTTGCGGACCCGGGGGAGACGCCAGCATGAGGGCGtg tctcttgccATGCCTGAACTGACAGTATTTAACGGAGTAGAGGTAAATCATCTGATGCAG aACGACAACGGAGATGCTCTGCAGCACTGA
- the LOC118384325 gene encoding uncharacterized protein LOC118384325 isoform X1 → MYPFVHIKVEEEGGGGSLNYKSAVVYKSESNVKRHACTTSRADTKRGNPNGYQGNMTSDLAWIIRACLFQVCLWRACLCKANDCMHNELLTEMVERLPKGYLFRVNKSEERFVAKALSRFYGENCKKDFECKDYTEDKTNSTVCYLLTCLHGKEPECVSDVTYSLADVELVSLKSFKCLVEDAFNQKYNLSQEQEDECADVFVDAVRCQKATTLDTKTPTIYTTTLPTINYKTSSIPPKTSSSTTPPPPSSLTSSTISNSNMESQEQQLQSGLQSSCINILRMINGNRMYRSSNTSLIAKGKVISVSTLLAISLIANILLLGVVILRTRGRRQHEGVSLAMPELTVFNGVEVNHLMQNDNGDALQH, encoded by the exons ATGTATCCTTTTGTTCACATTAAGGTAGAAGAGGAGGGCGGGGGTGGCAGTTTAAACTACAAAAGCGCTGTAGTCTACAAAAGTGAAAGTAATGTCAAAAGGCACGCTTGCACGACGTCCAGAGCAGACACTAAAAG GGGGAATCCTAATGGTTACCAAGGCAACATGACAAGTGACTTGGCATGGATCATCAGAGCTTGTCTCTTT caggTGTGCCTGTGGAGAGCCTGTCTGTGTAAAGCGAATGACTGCATGCATAACGAACTTCTGACAGAAATG GTAGAACGTCTGCCAAAGGGCTATTTGTTCAGAGTGAACAAAAGTGAG GAACGATTTGTTGCAAAAGCCCTTAGCAGGTTCTATGGGGAGAACTGTAAGAAGGACTTTGAATGCAAAGATTACACTGAAGACAAAACAAATTCTACTGTATGTTACTTACTGACCTGTCTGCATGGGAAG GAACCTGAGTGTGTCTCCGATGTCACATACAGTCTAGCTGACGTGGAGTTGGTCAGTTTGAAAAGCTTCAAGTGTCTGGTTGAAGATGCATTCAATCAGAAATATAATTTGTCACAAGAACAAGAGGACG AATGTGCTGATGTTTTTG tTGATGCAGTGAGATGCCAAAAAGCAACTACActtg ATACAAAAACTCCAACAATATATACAACCACGTTACCCACCATAAATTACA AAACATCGTCGATCCCGCCCAAAACGTCATCAtcgacaacaccaccaccaccgtcatCATTAACCTCGTCAACAATATCAAACAGCAACATGG AGTCACAAGAGCAGCAATTACAAA gtggactccaatcaagttgtataaacatcttaaggatgatcaatggaaacaggatgtaccggaGCTCAAAtacgagtctcatagcaaagg GGAAGGTCATATCAGTCAGTACATTGTTAGCTATCTCTCTGATAGCTAATATCCTCCTTTTGGGTGTTGTCATCTTGCGGACCCGGGGGAGACGCCAGCATGAGGGCGtg tctcttgccATGCCTGAACTGACAGTATTTAACGGAGTAGAGGTAAATCATCTGATGCAG aACGACAACGGAGATGCTCTGCAGCACTGA